A genomic segment from Longimicrobium sp. encodes:
- a CDS encoding DUF2207 domain-containing protein, whose product MRRLLALGAILLALGAPLHAQERSIRIRDFDALLTVGRDGELDVTERLTIGFTGEWNGLNRDLLLRHVTGEGRKEVLDLEVTSVTDGDGKAMRVETTDLEDGWTKRLRIYIPGARDADRQVVIRYHVANAIRFFYDGSKTGPLDELYWNVTGSQWDMPIDRVHGRVVLPAGARAGPVAVYTGAEGTTLAGSNGESRVTETGVEFASTRPLAPFEGVTVGVGWPPGFVATRPSDEAHRTAEMVRLWPLALPLLAFGLSFRAWRRRGRDPQEESIVVQYEPPEAMTPAEVGTLVDHTAEMRDITSTLVDMAVRGYIGIEETTEKKLMGLFTSTDYTFYRRRPRDEWSELAEHERLYLTALFQDAEESEESWEELRAVAHASGDEPDHPRRRRARGGSESVMLSDLSEKFYTSLPGIRDALYANLVERGYYLRRPDKVKNLWLGMSFAVLIVSVVGAFIAFDSTISWVSAGALALGGVTSAIIVFIFSRIMPARTPAGARAREGALGFREFLSRVESERYKRMITSPEMFERFLPYAMAFGVEGRWARAFEDIYREPPQWYRGTGTGHFHATGFSQRMSAMSSTAGSTMSSSPSSSGSGSGGGGSSGGGSGGGGGSGF is encoded by the coding sequence ATGCGCCGCCTGCTCGCGCTCGGGGCGATACTCCTCGCCCTCGGGGCGCCGCTGCACGCGCAGGAGCGCTCCATCCGCATCCGCGACTTCGACGCGCTCCTGACGGTGGGGCGCGACGGCGAGCTGGACGTCACCGAGCGGCTCACCATCGGCTTCACGGGCGAGTGGAACGGGCTGAACCGCGACCTCCTGCTGCGCCACGTGACCGGCGAGGGGCGCAAGGAGGTGCTCGACCTGGAGGTCACCTCCGTGACCGATGGCGACGGCAAGGCGATGCGCGTGGAGACCACGGACCTCGAGGACGGGTGGACCAAGCGCCTGCGCATCTACATCCCCGGCGCGCGCGACGCGGACCGGCAGGTGGTGATCCGCTACCACGTGGCCAACGCGATCCGCTTCTTCTACGACGGAAGCAAGACGGGGCCGCTGGACGAGCTGTACTGGAACGTGACCGGCAGCCAGTGGGACATGCCGATCGACCGCGTGCACGGCCGCGTGGTGCTCCCCGCCGGCGCGCGGGCGGGTCCGGTGGCCGTGTACACGGGCGCGGAGGGGACCACGCTCGCCGGCTCCAACGGCGAGTCGCGCGTGACGGAGACTGGGGTGGAGTTCGCCTCTACTCGTCCGCTGGCGCCTTTTGAGGGAGTGACGGTCGGCGTGGGATGGCCGCCGGGCTTCGTCGCCACGCGCCCCAGCGACGAGGCGCACCGCACCGCGGAGATGGTGCGCCTGTGGCCGCTCGCCCTGCCGCTGCTGGCGTTCGGGCTCAGCTTCCGTGCGTGGCGCCGGCGGGGGCGCGATCCGCAGGAGGAGTCCATCGTCGTCCAGTACGAGCCGCCCGAAGCCATGACCCCCGCCGAGGTGGGGACGCTGGTCGATCACACGGCCGAGATGCGCGACATCACCTCCACGCTGGTGGACATGGCGGTGCGCGGCTACATCGGGATCGAGGAGACGACGGAGAAGAAGCTGATGGGCCTCTTCACCAGCACCGACTACACGTTCTATCGGCGCCGCCCGCGCGACGAGTGGAGCGAGCTTGCGGAGCACGAGCGGCTCTACCTGACCGCGCTCTTCCAGGACGCCGAGGAGTCGGAGGAGAGCTGGGAAGAGCTGCGCGCCGTCGCCCACGCTTCGGGCGACGAGCCGGATCACCCGCGCCGACGCCGCGCGCGCGGTGGCAGCGAATCGGTGATGCTGTCCGATCTCTCCGAAAAGTTCTACACGTCCCTCCCCGGCATCCGCGACGCGCTGTACGCGAACCTGGTGGAGCGCGGCTACTACCTGCGCCGGCCAGACAAGGTGAAGAACCTGTGGCTGGGGATGTCGTTCGCGGTGCTCATCGTCAGCGTGGTGGGCGCCTTCATCGCATTCGATTCCACGATCTCCTGGGTGTCGGCGGGCGCGCTGGCGCTCGGCGGTGTGACGAGCGCCATCATCGTCTTCATCTTCTCGCGCATCATGCCGGCGCGCACCCCGGCCGGGGCGCGGGCGCGGGAGGGCGCGCTGGGCTTCCGCGAGTTCCTGAGCCGCGTGGAGAGCGAGCGCTACAAGCGGATGATCACCTCGCCGGAGATGTTCGAGCGCTTCCTGCCCTACGCCATGGCCTTCGGCGTGGAGGGCCGCTGGGCGCGCGCCTTCGAAGACATCTACCGCGAGCCGCCGCAGTGGTACCGCGGCACCGGCACCGGGCACTTCCACGCGACCGGCTTCTCGCAGCGGATGAGCGCCATGTCCAGCACGGCCGGGAGCACGATGTCGTCCAGCCCCAGCTCGTCCGGGTCCGGCTCGGGCGGCGGCGGGTCGAGCGGCGGCGGGAGCGGCGGCGGGGGCGGTAGCGGCTTCTGA
- a CDS encoding LemA family protein: MTILIVLAVGVVIAFLIVGMYNRLVKLRVTSQNAWSDIDVQLKRRADLVPNLVETVKGYAGHERGTLEAVTAARARAVAASGAGPAERAEAEAALSSALQGLTVAVEDYPELQASASFLDLQTQLSDTEDKISDSRRYYNAVVRDLNTAVQTFPSNLLAGPMGFHEREFFEAAEAERATPAVRF, encoded by the coding sequence ATGACCATCCTGATCGTCCTCGCAGTCGGCGTCGTGATTGCGTTCCTGATCGTGGGGATGTACAACCGGCTCGTGAAGCTGCGGGTCACGTCGCAGAACGCGTGGTCCGACATCGACGTGCAGCTCAAGCGGCGCGCGGACCTAGTGCCGAACCTGGTGGAGACGGTGAAGGGATACGCCGGCCACGAGCGCGGCACGCTTGAGGCCGTGACCGCCGCACGCGCGCGCGCCGTCGCGGCGAGCGGTGCCGGCCCCGCCGAGCGGGCCGAGGCCGAGGCCGCGCTGAGCAGTGCGCTCCAGGGGCTGACCGTCGCCGTGGAGGATTACCCGGAGCTGCAGGCCTCCGCCAGCTTCCTCGACCTGCAGACGCAGCTCTCCGACACCGAGGACAAGATCAGCGACTCGCGCCGCTACTACAACGCGGTGGTGCGCGACCTCAACACCGCCGTGCAGACCTTCCCCTCCAACCTGCTCGCCGGGCCGATGGGCTTCCACGAGCGCGAGTTCTTTGAGGCCGCCGAGGCCGAGCGCGCGACCCCCGCGGTCCGCTTCTGA
- a CDS encoding ABC-F family ATP-binding cassette domain-containing protein — MISVSNLEKSFGDRVLFQDAAFQLNPGERYGIVGANGCGKTTLLSILSGDADATKGSVSIPKSARLGVLRQDQFLYESETILNVTLMGNPELWRAMVEKEKVLANAHEYFDADRFSELEDTVMRLDGYTAEARAAVILEGLGLPAEIHDKPLSTLSGGFKLRVLLAQVLAGSPDVLLLDEPTNHLDILSIRWLEKFLHDFEGPVAVISHDHRFLDNVASYILDVDYQTVTLYKGNYSDFLEQKVEDRERKEKEIEGRQKEIAHHQKFVDKFKAKASKARQAQSKAKMIERKVEEMEELPGSSRRYPKFRFNQRRESGKEVLRIKGVRKSFGDKEVLPGVDLEVRRGDRMVIMGPNGIGKSTLLKIVMGELAPDQGGVEWGYEAQRSYFAQDHHEQLEDQEGTAEQWLWGFCPDKDRGFVRGHLGMMLFSGDDGEKRLSALSGGEAARLVFSKIALEQPNVLVLDEPTNHLDLESIEALVAGLQSYEGTLILVSHDRWFVAQLATRVVEISRAGIRDFLGTYEEYVHSCGDDHLDADAVVLKARQEDRKGKQQGEKRELAGR; from the coding sequence ATGATCTCCGTATCCAACCTCGAAAAATCGTTTGGCGACCGCGTCCTCTTCCAGGATGCCGCCTTTCAGCTGAACCCGGGCGAGCGCTACGGCATCGTGGGCGCCAACGGGTGCGGCAAGACCACGCTCCTCAGCATCCTCAGCGGCGACGCGGATGCCACCAAGGGCTCCGTCTCGATCCCCAAGTCGGCCCGGCTGGGCGTGCTGCGCCAGGACCAGTTCCTCTACGAGAGCGAAACGATCCTGAACGTCACGCTCATGGGCAACCCGGAGCTGTGGCGGGCGATGGTGGAGAAGGAAAAGGTGCTCGCCAACGCGCACGAGTACTTCGACGCGGACCGCTTCAGCGAGCTGGAAGACACGGTCATGCGCCTGGACGGCTACACCGCCGAAGCGCGCGCCGCCGTCATCCTGGAGGGGCTCGGCCTACCCGCCGAGATCCACGACAAGCCGCTGTCGACGCTTTCCGGCGGCTTCAAGCTGCGCGTGCTGCTGGCGCAGGTGCTGGCCGGCAGCCCGGACGTCCTCCTGCTCGACGAGCCCACGAACCACCTGGACATCCTCTCCATCCGCTGGCTGGAGAAGTTCCTCCACGACTTCGAGGGCCCGGTCGCCGTGATCTCGCACGATCACCGCTTCCTGGACAACGTAGCCAGCTACATCCTGGACGTGGACTACCAGACGGTCACGCTTTACAAGGGGAACTACTCGGACTTCCTGGAGCAGAAGGTGGAAGACCGGGAGCGCAAGGAGAAGGAGATCGAGGGGCGGCAGAAGGAGATCGCCCATCACCAGAAGTTCGTGGACAAGTTCAAGGCCAAGGCGAGCAAGGCCCGGCAGGCGCAGAGCAAGGCCAAGATGATCGAGCGCAAGGTGGAGGAGATGGAAGAGCTCCCCGGCTCGTCGCGCCGCTACCCCAAGTTCCGCTTCAACCAGCGGCGGGAGAGCGGCAAGGAAGTGCTGCGCATCAAGGGCGTGCGCAAGTCGTTCGGCGACAAGGAAGTCCTCCCCGGCGTCGACCTGGAGGTGCGCCGCGGCGACCGCATGGTCATCATGGGGCCCAACGGGATCGGGAAGTCCACGCTGCTCAAGATCGTGATGGGCGAGCTGGCTCCGGACCAAGGCGGGGTGGAGTGGGGGTACGAGGCGCAGCGCAGCTACTTCGCCCAGGACCACCACGAGCAGCTCGAAGACCAGGAGGGCACCGCCGAGCAGTGGCTGTGGGGCTTCTGCCCGGACAAGGACCGCGGCTTCGTGCGCGGCCACCTGGGGATGATGCTCTTCAGTGGCGACGACGGCGAGAAGCGCCTCAGCGCCCTCTCCGGCGGCGAGGCGGCGCGGCTGGTGTTCAGCAAGATCGCGCTGGAGCAGCCCAACGTCCTGGTACTCGACGAGCCCACCAACCACCTGGACCTCGAGTCGATCGAGGCGCTGGTGGCGGGGCTGCAGAGCTACGAGGGCACGCTGATCCTGGTGAGCCACGACCGGTGGTTCGTCGCCCAGCTCGCCACCCGCGTGGTGGAGATCAGCCGCGCCGGCATCCGCGACTTCCTGGGCACCTACGAAGAATACGTCCACTCCTGCGGCGACGACCACCTGGACGCAGACGCCGTCGTGCTCAAGGCGCGCCAGGAAGACCGCAAGGGCAAGCAGCAGGGCGAGAAGCGGGAGCTGGCGGGCCGCTGA
- a CDS encoding AarF/UbiB family protein, which translates to MRTLFLLVQLLPFAFSIARDRRRWLLWGAPVRRSAAFHRRRAERLARAIPRAGPTFVKIGQVFAARPDVVPEPYLGALGDLTDRVPWVPFAKIEGELVSAYGAPVDEVFEELDREPIAAGSLGQVYRARHRGEDVVVKVLRPGVEALVEHDVRFVRRVLDAVERRWTHPQLRGIRVALDEFERRIADEMDFRKEAAYARAIGERFARSPRVVVPRVIEGMVSRRTLVLEFVEGTRVDRIEPLVAAGLIDPSALVDAVVEAYVQMMLVDGLFHADPHPGNLLVRADGALVLLDFGMVIEVDPVQRRHLVHTALAAVGGDAERVVDGFFALGIVEPGTDRATIHRLVVLLLEMTARGADVGEMQRALADEVMHLLHDWPVVLTGEMTYFGRAVALIEGLGARHVPGFNPVRYMRPILMKHRSAVLRALGPADGEGHDLAFALGLLARDVTRVIVDASRGIFSVFARHLPGIAAVGRRVEAEVNAGEPEVQRLEVGEKPVLAEKPVLGEKPVLAGG; encoded by the coding sequence ATGCGCACCCTCTTTCTGCTCGTCCAGCTTCTCCCCTTTGCGTTCTCCATCGCCCGCGATCGCAGGCGCTGGCTGCTGTGGGGCGCGCCCGTGCGCCGAAGCGCCGCGTTCCACCGGCGCCGCGCGGAGCGGCTGGCGCGCGCCATCCCGCGCGCGGGGCCCACCTTCGTGAAGATCGGCCAGGTGTTCGCCGCCCGGCCGGACGTGGTGCCGGAGCCGTACCTCGGCGCGCTGGGCGACCTCACCGACCGCGTGCCCTGGGTGCCGTTCGCCAAGATCGAGGGCGAGCTGGTGTCCGCGTACGGCGCGCCGGTGGACGAGGTGTTCGAGGAGCTCGACCGCGAGCCGATCGCGGCGGGATCGCTGGGGCAGGTGTACCGCGCCCGCCACCGCGGCGAGGACGTGGTGGTCAAGGTGCTGCGCCCCGGCGTGGAAGCGCTGGTGGAGCACGACGTCCGCTTCGTGCGCCGCGTGCTGGACGCGGTCGAGCGCCGCTGGACGCACCCGCAACTCCGCGGCATCCGCGTGGCGCTGGACGAGTTCGAGCGGCGCATCGCGGACGAGATGGACTTCCGCAAGGAGGCCGCGTACGCGCGGGCCATCGGCGAGCGCTTCGCCCGCAGCCCGCGCGTGGTGGTGCCGCGCGTCATCGAGGGAATGGTGAGCCGGCGGACGCTGGTGCTGGAGTTCGTGGAGGGGACGCGCGTGGACCGCATCGAGCCGCTGGTCGCTGCGGGTCTCATCGACCCCTCCGCGCTGGTGGACGCGGTGGTCGAGGCGTACGTGCAGATGATGCTGGTGGACGGCCTCTTCCACGCCGATCCGCATCCCGGCAACCTCCTGGTGCGCGCGGACGGCGCCCTGGTGCTTCTCGATTTCGGGATGGTGATCGAGGTCGATCCGGTCCAGCGCCGCCATCTCGTGCACACCGCCCTCGCCGCCGTGGGCGGGGACGCGGAGCGGGTGGTGGACGGCTTCTTCGCGCTCGGCATCGTGGAGCCCGGCACCGACCGCGCCACCATCCACCGCCTGGTCGTGCTCCTCCTTGAGATGACCGCCCGCGGCGCCGACGTCGGCGAGATGCAGCGCGCCCTGGCCGACGAGGTGATGCACCTGCTGCACGACTGGCCTGTGGTGCTCACGGGCGAGATGACGTATTTCGGACGCGCCGTGGCGCTGATCGAGGGGCTGGGTGCGCGGCACGTGCCGGGGTTCAACCCGGTGCGTTACATGCGGCCCATCCTGATGAAGCACCGCTCCGCCGTCCTGCGCGCCCTCGGCCCCGCCGACGGTGAGGGCCACGACCTCGCATTCGCCCTCGGCCTCCTCGCCCGCGACGTCACCCGCGTCATCGTGGATGCATCGCGCGGGATCTTTTCCGTCTTCGCGCGGCACCTTCCCGGCATCGCCGCGGTGGGGCGGCGGGTGGAGGCGGAGGTGAACGCGGGAGAGCCCGAGGTACAGAGGCTGGAGGTGGGGGAGAAACCGGTGCTGGCGGAGAAGCCGGTGCTGGGGGAGAAGCCGGTGCTGGCCGGCGGTTGA
- a CDS encoding PAS domain S-box protein, protein MPWYSNRFLLLLLSALVSGAVAAYALRHRRAHGALGLAAVGLCSAEWSLAYALFLATTDPLARAWLVKAIMLGAGMIPAAWLAVAIVYTGRGRWLRTPAFAAVVAAAAIPVAMAWSNELHHFFSRPGIPGPDGGAAPIVNGPGFYAHLWVSWLILSAAVVLLAVHAARPPRVYLGRDLALILAISIPWVGNVVHYGVWRFPANPMPFLFTVSGVILGWAIMRLRLIRVVPVARAALIEGMRDGVVVLDCEGTVVDLNPSARRILRVEEGRGVGEPGREVLAPLGPADVAYGSLRRVAIGGRVYQVSTSFVGEGTGGAAGELVVLADVTELAHKSSELEAVFRALPDLYFRLDAAGRILDHQSGDGNKLYTSPDVFTGRRLEEVLPEAVAAPVMERVQEVRRTGMLATVEYSLPVESGVRDFEARFLPFGEDQVVTVVRDVTDRKGAERALQRSEEHFRALIENGSDLITIVDAEGRFRYNSPSVKRILGFDPEKLVGLDVLRLIHRDDVQSVREALEAVARQPGTSRGVEFRCRGADGKWRVLEGMGRTLSPDSTAEGIVVNSRDITRRKTSSEALRASEESYRGLFDSLTELVYVQDLEGRFLNVNAAVLRTYGYTREELMGQTPAILADLERVDLEDTGVRFGRVVAGEPQRFEWWGRRKDGSTFPKELVLTRSTYFGQDAVIAVARDITERKQAEEALREVQEQQEALLNNIPDLAWLKDASHRVLAVNEAVARAAGVTREFCLGKSDFEIWPLPVARKIREDDERVLREGRQFVTEEGFQHPDGTEHFLETVKQPFFDHAGRIAGTVGIARDITERKRTEQALQRAKEEAERANRAKSEFLSRMSHELRTPMNSILGFGQVLARHPLTPEQHKGVDHILRAGRHLLNLINEVLDIARIESGRQALLLEPVRAAQVVTDALSLIRPVAVQYGCTLVNEVPVTSPVQMRADRQRLTQVLLNLLSNAVKYNPGGSVNVACEVDGERVRIAVRDTGQGIAPEKMDQLFVPFARLGAEDSGVEGTGLGLALSRPLIEAMGGTIVAESVVGEGSIFTVDLPLVEAPSAAPEPVPHATHDAPAARDGASLAKVLYVEDNVANLSLIEAILSGRPEITLLSALQGGLGVDLAAEHRPDLILLDLHLPDLPGEEVLRRLRADPRTGEIPVIVISADATPTTVKRLLESGARAYLTKPLDIDEFTEAIDGVLGAAR, encoded by the coding sequence ATGCCCTGGTACTCCAACCGCTTCCTCCTGCTCCTCCTTTCCGCGCTGGTGTCCGGCGCCGTCGCGGCGTACGCGCTGCGCCACCGCAGGGCGCACGGCGCGCTCGGGTTGGCCGCCGTGGGGCTGTGCTCCGCCGAGTGGTCGCTCGCCTACGCGCTCTTCCTGGCCACCACCGACCCGCTGGCGAGGGCCTGGCTGGTCAAGGCGATCATGCTGGGCGCGGGGATGATCCCGGCGGCGTGGCTCGCGGTGGCCATCGTCTACACCGGGCGCGGGCGGTGGCTGCGCACCCCGGCTTTCGCCGCGGTCGTCGCGGCCGCGGCCATTCCCGTGGCGATGGCGTGGAGCAACGAGCTGCACCACTTCTTCTCCCGGCCGGGAATACCCGGGCCGGACGGCGGCGCCGCGCCCATCGTCAACGGCCCCGGCTTCTACGCCCACCTGTGGGTGTCGTGGCTGATCCTTTCCGCCGCGGTGGTCCTCCTGGCGGTGCACGCGGCGCGGCCACCCCGGGTCTACCTCGGGCGCGACCTGGCGCTCATCCTGGCCATCTCCATCCCCTGGGTGGGGAACGTGGTGCACTACGGGGTCTGGCGCTTCCCCGCCAACCCGATGCCCTTCCTCTTCACCGTTTCCGGCGTGATCCTGGGCTGGGCGATCATGCGGCTGCGGCTGATCCGCGTGGTGCCCGTGGCCCGCGCGGCGCTCATCGAGGGGATGCGCGACGGCGTGGTGGTACTGGACTGCGAGGGAACGGTCGTGGACCTGAACCCCTCCGCGCGCCGCATTCTGCGCGTGGAGGAGGGGCGCGGGGTGGGGGAGCCCGGGCGCGAGGTGCTGGCGCCGCTGGGGCCGGCGGACGTGGCGTACGGCTCGCTGCGCCGCGTGGCGATCGGCGGGCGCGTGTACCAGGTCTCCACCTCCTTCGTGGGCGAGGGGACCGGCGGCGCCGCGGGCGAGCTGGTGGTGCTGGCCGACGTCACCGAGCTGGCGCACAAGAGCTCCGAGCTGGAGGCCGTCTTCCGCGCCCTCCCCGACCTGTACTTCCGCCTGGACGCGGCGGGTCGCATCCTGGACCACCAGTCCGGCGACGGGAACAAGCTGTACACCAGCCCCGACGTCTTTACCGGCCGCAGGCTGGAGGAGGTCCTCCCCGAGGCCGTCGCCGCGCCGGTGATGGAGCGCGTGCAGGAGGTGAGGCGAACCGGGATGCTGGCCACCGTGGAGTACTCGCTCCCGGTGGAGAGCGGGGTGCGCGACTTCGAGGCGCGCTTCCTTCCCTTCGGCGAGGACCAGGTGGTCACCGTCGTGCGCGACGTGACGGACCGCAAGGGCGCCGAGCGTGCCCTGCAGCGCAGCGAGGAGCACTTCCGCGCGCTCATCGAGAACGGCTCCGACCTCATCACCATCGTCGACGCGGAGGGGCGCTTCCGCTACAACTCGCCCTCGGTAAAGCGCATCCTGGGCTTCGATCCGGAGAAGCTGGTGGGGCTGGACGTGCTGCGCCTGATCCACCGAGACGACGTGCAGAGCGTGCGCGAGGCGCTGGAAGCCGTCGCGCGGCAGCCGGGGACGAGCCGGGGCGTGGAGTTCCGCTGCCGCGGCGCGGACGGCAAGTGGCGCGTGCTGGAAGGGATGGGGCGCACGCTGAGCCCCGATTCCACGGCGGAGGGGATCGTCGTCAACTCGCGCGACATCACGCGGCGCAAGACGTCCAGCGAGGCGCTGCGGGCGAGCGAGGAGAGCTACCGCGGCCTCTTCGACTCCCTCACCGAGCTGGTGTACGTGCAGGACCTGGAGGGGCGCTTCCTGAACGTGAACGCGGCCGTGCTGCGCACCTACGGCTACACGCGCGAGGAGCTGATGGGCCAGACGCCCGCCATCCTCGCGGACCTGGAGCGCGTGGACCTGGAGGACACGGGCGTCCGCTTCGGCCGCGTGGTGGCGGGGGAGCCGCAGCGATTCGAGTGGTGGGGGCGGCGCAAGGATGGCAGCACCTTCCCCAAGGAGCTGGTGCTCACGCGCTCCACCTACTTCGGCCAGGACGCGGTGATCGCCGTGGCGCGCGACATCACGGAGCGCAAGCAGGCGGAGGAGGCGCTGCGCGAGGTGCAGGAGCAGCAGGAGGCGCTCCTCAACAACATCCCCGACCTAGCGTGGCTCAAGGACGCCAGTCACCGCGTGCTGGCCGTCAACGAGGCGGTGGCGCGCGCGGCCGGCGTCACCCGCGAGTTCTGCCTGGGGAAGTCGGACTTCGAGATCTGGCCGCTCCCCGTGGCGCGCAAGATCCGCGAAGACGACGAGCGCGTGCTGCGCGAGGGGCGGCAGTTCGTGACCGAGGAAGGCTTCCAGCACCCGGACGGCACGGAGCACTTCCTGGAGACGGTGAAGCAGCCGTTCTTCGACCACGCCGGCCGCATCGCGGGTACCGTGGGGATCGCGCGCGACATCACCGAGCGGAAGCGCACCGAGCAGGCGCTGCAGCGGGCCAAGGAAGAGGCGGAGCGCGCCAACCGCGCCAAGAGCGAGTTCCTGAGCCGCATGAGCCACGAGCTGCGCACGCCCATGAACTCCATCCTGGGCTTCGGGCAGGTGCTGGCGCGCCATCCACTGACGCCCGAGCAGCACAAGGGTGTCGACCACATCCTGCGTGCCGGGCGGCACCTCCTCAACCTGATCAACGAGGTGCTCGACATCGCCCGCATCGAGAGCGGCCGCCAGGCGCTGCTGCTGGAGCCGGTGCGCGCCGCGCAGGTGGTGACGGACGCCCTGAGCCTGATCCGCCCCGTGGCGGTGCAGTACGGCTGCACGCTGGTCAACGAGGTCCCCGTGACCTCGCCCGTCCAGATGCGCGCGGACCGGCAGCGGCTCACGCAGGTCCTTCTCAACCTCCTCTCGAACGCCGTCAAGTACAACCCCGGCGGCTCCGTGAACGTGGCGTGCGAGGTGGACGGCGAACGCGTGCGCATCGCCGTGCGCGACACGGGGCAGGGGATCGCGCCGGAGAAGATGGACCAGCTCTTCGTCCCCTTTGCGCGCCTCGGTGCGGAGGATTCGGGGGTCGAGGGTACGGGGCTCGGCCTCGCGCTTTCTCGCCCGCTGATCGAGGCGATGGGCGGGACGATCGTGGCCGAGAGCGTGGTGGGGGAGGGCTCGATCTTCACCGTGGATCTCCCGCTGGTGGAGGCCCCGTCCGCCGCGCCTGAGCCCGTGCCGCACGCCACGCACGATGCCCCCGCGGCGCGCGACGGTGCATCGCTGGCGAAGGTGCTGTACGTGGAGGACAACGTCGCCAACCTGAGCCTGATCGAGGCGATCCTCTCCGGCCGCCCGGAGATCACCCTCCTCTCGGCCCTCCAGGGCGGCCTCGGAGTGGATCTCGCGGCCGAGCACCGCCCCGACCTGATCCTCCTGGACCTCCACCTCCCCGACCTTCCTGGCGAGGAGGTGCTCCGCCGCCTCCGCGCGGACCCGCGCACCGGCGAGATCCCGGTGATCGTCATCAGCGCGGACGCGACGCCCACCACGGTGAAGCGGCTGCTGGAGAGCGGGGCGCGCGCCTACCTCACCAAGCCGCTGGACATCGACGAGTTCACGGAAGCGATCGACGGGGTGCTGGGCGCGGCACGGTAA